Proteins from a single region of Antechinus flavipes isolate AdamAnt ecotype Samford, QLD, Australia chromosome 2, AdamAnt_v2, whole genome shotgun sequence:
- the CEP68 gene encoding centrosomal protein of 68 kDa isoform X1 produces MGPDLGRRSLSSMALSEEKTLAESETEAETVLDGNVKPHGSWNSQELETDCSMALGSLQHFVDARGGKCFPPGEEEELTNRKAMPDHIVAAGAWKKHHSEASEGEPFITEPEPVYSHLLPEDRTATGTENLLFKVGAQIEEKLCLDSPELLQSIADPLARTLSSGEVADDEDDHSSLESPRIHDSRQQTCNSSSFSLKWKSLLNLDVSALSFSSHSFPTSPPPNGCLQQREKTGSHNLWPATSSSCVPSGLLSSASGPMPSVPGSSGAMAEASRRRSSFQADYWACVLPDSLPPSPDRRSRLWNPNKEYEDLLDYTYPLKPKAQLPKQLPKHADSHVLADPFLHDSGVDLDSFSLSPENTLKSPATMSHDCLPTEPDVQLPSEPRNFEDRFSTMVSQTQGGLRLAASGHLTSTPKASSRQAFQNDKEHSLMNLRKSLPVGRCLEAHLPSSGEWSRGSSFSTLLGKNGASSDLQSLSHEASMESGWKTPEDIEIEEEYLALPPRLTQLSSLAPYLSTIQMNNSQPSVATKGQDSPAASSEEPTPLLHPSTQKSPAWEKSRGKWGTAHRDCCTQIPHYEFQELDREGDINILISQDPRGPLSQPRTISSLRKMLAGLTYSDLKPEGQHLKKERDQERESLLQCVKTFCCHLEELICWLYKVAEVTDNLIPSKSNLASLKSSLQLYRQFKKDITEHQSLTESVLQKGEILLQCLLDNTPGEIFNILLHIDYNCYHSPLKKAVFTVDRAPALKSERPKFKCNLRHLILSSCVILGKSLNPNCLSKKKKKKKRKLYVEPNIYFAQR; encoded by the exons ATGGGCCCTGATCTAGGGAGAAGAAGTCTCTCCTCAATGGCACTCAGTGAAGAAAAGACTTTGGCAGAGAGTGAGACTGAAGCAGAGACAGTGCTGGATGGGAATGTGAAGCCCCATGGAAGTTGGAACAGCCAGGAACTAGAGACAGATTGCTCCATGGCTCTGGGCAGCTTGCAACATTTTGTAGATGCCAGGGGAGGAAAATGTTTCCCACCGGGGGAAGAAGAAGAGCTGACCAATAGGAAGGCTATGCCTGATCACATTGTTGCAGCTGGAGCGTGGAAGAAACACCATAGCGAGGCTTCAGAGGGAGAACCCTTCATCACTGAACCAGAACCTGTATATAGTCATTTGCTTCCTGAAGACAGGACTGCAACTGGAACAGAAAATCTTTTGTTCAAAGTAGGAGCCCAG ATTGAAGAGAAATTATGTCTTGATTCTCCAGAGCTCCTTCAGAGTATTGCTGATCCTCTAGCCAGGACTCTCAGCTCAGGAGAAGTTGCTGATGACGAAGATGACCATTCCAGTTTGGAATCCCCCCGAATCCATGATTCTAGGCAACAAACCTGCAACTCCAGTTCTTTCTCATTGAAGTGGAAATCTTTGTTGAACCTAGATGTATCTGCCCTTTCTTTTTCCAGTCACAgctttcccacctcccctcccccaaatggctgCCTAcaacagagagaaaagacaggaTCCCACAACCTGTGGCCTGCTACAAGCTCCTCATGTGTGCCATCTGGCTTGCTGAGCTCTGCATCGGGCCCCATGCCTTCCGTCCCTGGAAGCAGCGGAGCCATGGCTGAGGCAAGCAGGCGGCGGTCCTCCTTTCAGGCTGATTATTGGGCTTGTGTGCTGCCCGACTCCCTGCCTCCATCTCCTGATCGCCGCTCCCGTCTCTGGAATCCAAATAAAGAGTACGAAGATTTGCTGGATTATACATATCCTTTAAAGCCCAAGGCCCAGCTTCCAAAGCAGCTTCCAAAGCATGCTGACAGCCATGTGCTGGCCGACCCCTTCCTGCATGATTCGGGGGTTGACCTGGACAGCTTCTCCCTGTCTCCGGAGAACACTCTGAAGTCCCCCGCTACTATGTCTCATGACTGCCTTCCAACAGAACCAGATGTCCAGCTTCCTTCAGAACCCAGAAATTTTGAGGACAGGTTTTCTACTATGGTGTCCCAGACCCAAGGTGGCTTGAGACTGGCAGCTTCTGGTCACCTTACATCTACTCCCAAAGCCAGTAGTAGACAAGCTTTTCAGAATGACAAAGAGCACTCCTTAATGAACCTCAGGAAATCTCTACCTGTGGGAAGATGCCTTGAGGCTCACTTGCCATCATCAGGAGAATGGTCCAGAGGCAGTTCTTTTTCAACACTTTTAGGAAAGAATGGTGCTAGTAGTGATCTCCAGAGTCTTTCCCATGAGGCTTCCATGGAATCAGGGTGGAAAACACCAGAGGATATTGAAATTGAAGAAGAGTATCTTGCTCTACCCCCTCGGCTGACCCAGCTTTCCAGTCTGGCTCCATATCTGTCCACCATTCAGATGAACAATTCCCAGCCTTCTGTAGCCACTAAAGGGCAAGATTCACCAGCTGCCTCTAGTGAAGAGCCAACTCCCCTTCTGCACCCTAGCACCCAGAAGTCTCCTGCTTGGGAAAAATCCAGAGGGAAGTGGGGTACTGCACACAGGGATTGCTGTACCCAGATCCCCCACTATGAGTTTCAAGAACTTGATAGAGAAGGTGATATTAACATATTGATCAGTCAGGACCCAAGAGGCCCACTCAGTCAGCCAAGGACAATCTCCTCCTTAAGGAAAATGCTTGCTGGGCTGACTTATTCTGACTTAAAACCAGAAGGTCAGCatttaaagaaagagagggacCAAGAAAGAGAATCCCTTCTCCAATGTGTAAAG ACATTTTGCTGTCACCTGGAAGAGCTGATTTGCTGGCTGTATAAAGTAGCTGAAGTTACGGACAACTTGATTCCATCAAAATCTAATCTTGCAAGTCTCAAGTCTTCCCTACAGCTTTATCGG CAATTTAAAAAAGACATAACTGAACACCAATCCCTGACTGAGAGTGTCTTACAGAAAGGGGAAATTCTACTCCAGTGCTTGTTGGATAACACACCAGgtgagatatttaacattttgctTCATATAGACTATAATTGTTATCACTCTCCTCTCAAGAAAGCAGTatttacagtggatagagcccctgcgctgaagtcagaaagacctaagttcaaatgcaatcttagacacttaatactttctagctgtgtgatcctgggcaagtcacttaatcccaattgcctcagcaaaaaaaaaaaaaaaaaaaaaaggaagctgtaTGTAGAACCCAATATTTACTTTGCACAGAGATAA
- the CEP68 gene encoding centrosomal protein of 68 kDa isoform X2 translates to MGPDLGRRSLSSMALSEEKTLAESETEAETVLDGNVKPHGSWNSQELETDCSMALGSLQHFVDARGGKCFPPGEEEELTNRKAMPDHIVAAGAWKKHHSEASEGEPFITEPEPVYSHLLPEDRTATGTENLLFKVGAQIEEKLCLDSPELLQSIADPLARTLSSGEVADDEDDHSSLESPRIHDSRQQTCNSSSFSLKWKSLLNLDVSALSFSSHSFPTSPPPNGCLQQREKTGSHNLWPATSSSCVPSGLLSSASGPMPSVPGSSGAMAEASRRRSSFQADYWACVLPDSLPPSPDRRSRLWNPNKEYEDLLDYTYPLKPKAQLPKQLPKHADSHVLADPFLHDSGVDLDSFSLSPENTLKSPATMSHDCLPTEPDVQLPSEPRNFEDRFSTMVSQTQGGLRLAASGHLTSTPKASSRQAFQNDKEHSLMNLRKSLPVGRCLEAHLPSSGEWSRGSSFSTLLGKNGASSDLQSLSHEASMESGWKTPEDIEIEEEYLALPPRLTQLSSLAPYLSTIQMNNSQPSVATKGQDSPAASSEEPTPLLHPSTQKSPAWEKSRGKWGTAHRDCCTQIPHYEFQELDREGDINILISQDPRGPLSQPRTISSLRKMLAGLTYSDLKPEGQHLKKERDQERESLLQCVKTFCCHLEELICWLYKVAEVTDNLIPSKSNLASLKSSLQLYRQFKKDITEHQSLTESVLQKGEILLQCLLDNTPVLKDVLGLIARQSSELEDHAERLYDSVLAALDMMAGSTSGPDSKPATCERI, encoded by the exons ATGGGCCCTGATCTAGGGAGAAGAAGTCTCTCCTCAATGGCACTCAGTGAAGAAAAGACTTTGGCAGAGAGTGAGACTGAAGCAGAGACAGTGCTGGATGGGAATGTGAAGCCCCATGGAAGTTGGAACAGCCAGGAACTAGAGACAGATTGCTCCATGGCTCTGGGCAGCTTGCAACATTTTGTAGATGCCAGGGGAGGAAAATGTTTCCCACCGGGGGAAGAAGAAGAGCTGACCAATAGGAAGGCTATGCCTGATCACATTGTTGCAGCTGGAGCGTGGAAGAAACACCATAGCGAGGCTTCAGAGGGAGAACCCTTCATCACTGAACCAGAACCTGTATATAGTCATTTGCTTCCTGAAGACAGGACTGCAACTGGAACAGAAAATCTTTTGTTCAAAGTAGGAGCCCAG ATTGAAGAGAAATTATGTCTTGATTCTCCAGAGCTCCTTCAGAGTATTGCTGATCCTCTAGCCAGGACTCTCAGCTCAGGAGAAGTTGCTGATGACGAAGATGACCATTCCAGTTTGGAATCCCCCCGAATCCATGATTCTAGGCAACAAACCTGCAACTCCAGTTCTTTCTCATTGAAGTGGAAATCTTTGTTGAACCTAGATGTATCTGCCCTTTCTTTTTCCAGTCACAgctttcccacctcccctcccccaaatggctgCCTAcaacagagagaaaagacaggaTCCCACAACCTGTGGCCTGCTACAAGCTCCTCATGTGTGCCATCTGGCTTGCTGAGCTCTGCATCGGGCCCCATGCCTTCCGTCCCTGGAAGCAGCGGAGCCATGGCTGAGGCAAGCAGGCGGCGGTCCTCCTTTCAGGCTGATTATTGGGCTTGTGTGCTGCCCGACTCCCTGCCTCCATCTCCTGATCGCCGCTCCCGTCTCTGGAATCCAAATAAAGAGTACGAAGATTTGCTGGATTATACATATCCTTTAAAGCCCAAGGCCCAGCTTCCAAAGCAGCTTCCAAAGCATGCTGACAGCCATGTGCTGGCCGACCCCTTCCTGCATGATTCGGGGGTTGACCTGGACAGCTTCTCCCTGTCTCCGGAGAACACTCTGAAGTCCCCCGCTACTATGTCTCATGACTGCCTTCCAACAGAACCAGATGTCCAGCTTCCTTCAGAACCCAGAAATTTTGAGGACAGGTTTTCTACTATGGTGTCCCAGACCCAAGGTGGCTTGAGACTGGCAGCTTCTGGTCACCTTACATCTACTCCCAAAGCCAGTAGTAGACAAGCTTTTCAGAATGACAAAGAGCACTCCTTAATGAACCTCAGGAAATCTCTACCTGTGGGAAGATGCCTTGAGGCTCACTTGCCATCATCAGGAGAATGGTCCAGAGGCAGTTCTTTTTCAACACTTTTAGGAAAGAATGGTGCTAGTAGTGATCTCCAGAGTCTTTCCCATGAGGCTTCCATGGAATCAGGGTGGAAAACACCAGAGGATATTGAAATTGAAGAAGAGTATCTTGCTCTACCCCCTCGGCTGACCCAGCTTTCCAGTCTGGCTCCATATCTGTCCACCATTCAGATGAACAATTCCCAGCCTTCTGTAGCCACTAAAGGGCAAGATTCACCAGCTGCCTCTAGTGAAGAGCCAACTCCCCTTCTGCACCCTAGCACCCAGAAGTCTCCTGCTTGGGAAAAATCCAGAGGGAAGTGGGGTACTGCACACAGGGATTGCTGTACCCAGATCCCCCACTATGAGTTTCAAGAACTTGATAGAGAAGGTGATATTAACATATTGATCAGTCAGGACCCAAGAGGCCCACTCAGTCAGCCAAGGACAATCTCCTCCTTAAGGAAAATGCTTGCTGGGCTGACTTATTCTGACTTAAAACCAGAAGGTCAGCatttaaagaaagagagggacCAAGAAAGAGAATCCCTTCTCCAATGTGTAAAG ACATTTTGCTGTCACCTGGAAGAGCTGATTTGCTGGCTGTATAAAGTAGCTGAAGTTACGGACAACTTGATTCCATCAAAATCTAATCTTGCAAGTCTCAAGTCTTCCCTACAGCTTTATCGG CAATTTAAAAAAGACATAACTGAACACCAATCCCTGACTGAGAGTGTCTTACAGAAAGGGGAAATTCTACTCCAGTGCTTGTTGGATAACACACCAG TTTTAAAGGATGTTCTTGGGTTGATTGCAAGGCAATCCAGTGAGCTTGAGGACCATGCAGAACGACTGTATGACTCGGTCTTGGCAGCTTTAGACATGATGGCCGGGAGTACTTCTGGCCCAGACAGCAAGCCAGCTACATGTGAAAGGATATAA